In Xanthomonas theicola, a single genomic region encodes these proteins:
- the sucB gene encoding dihydrolipoyllysine-residue succinyltransferase: MATEVKVPILPESVSDATIASWHKKAGDAVKRDENLVDLETDKVVLEVPSPVDGVLKEIKFEAGATVTSSQLLAIIEEGAVAAAAPAETKVAAAPKAEAPKALAAEAPKAAKAAGNLSSLPPGARFSAITEGVDPAQVDGTGRRGAVTKEDLLNYAKNGGAGKAAGARPEERVPMTRVRKRIAERLMQSKNSTAMLTTFNEVNLAKVSAARKELQDEFQKAHGIKLGFMSFFVKAAANALQRFPLVNASIDGDDVIYHGYSDISIAVSTEKGLVTPVLRNVERHSFADIERGIADYAKKARDGKLSLEELQGGTFTVTNGGTFGSLLSTPIINPPQSAILGMHAIKERPIAENGQVVIAPMMYLALSYDHRIIDGKDSVQFLVDIKNQLENPGRMLFGL, from the coding sequence ATGGCCACCGAAGTCAAAGTTCCGATACTGCCCGAATCCGTATCCGATGCCACCATCGCCAGCTGGCACAAGAAAGCCGGCGACGCGGTCAAGCGCGACGAGAACCTGGTGGACCTGGAGACCGACAAGGTCGTGCTGGAAGTGCCCTCCCCGGTCGACGGCGTGCTGAAGGAGATCAAGTTCGAGGCCGGCGCCACCGTGACCAGCTCGCAGCTGCTGGCGATCATCGAGGAAGGCGCGGTGGCCGCCGCGGCCCCGGCCGAGACCAAGGTCGCCGCCGCGCCGAAGGCGGAGGCGCCGAAGGCCTTGGCCGCCGAAGCCCCCAAGGCGGCCAAGGCCGCCGGCAACCTCTCCAGCCTGCCGCCGGGGGCGCGCTTCTCGGCCATCACCGAAGGCGTGGATCCGGCCCAGGTCGACGGCACCGGCCGCCGCGGCGCGGTGACCAAGGAAGACCTCCTCAACTACGCCAAGAACGGCGGCGCCGGCAAGGCCGCGGGCGCGCGCCCGGAAGAGCGCGTGCCGATGACCCGCGTGCGCAAGCGCATCGCCGAGCGCCTGATGCAGTCGAAGAACTCCACCGCGATGCTGACCACCTTCAACGAGGTCAACCTGGCCAAGGTCTCGGCCGCGCGCAAGGAACTGCAGGACGAGTTCCAGAAGGCCCACGGCATCAAACTCGGCTTCATGAGCTTCTTCGTCAAGGCCGCGGCCAACGCGCTGCAGCGCTTCCCGCTGGTCAACGCCTCGATCGACGGCGACGACGTCATCTATCACGGCTACAGCGACATCTCGATTGCGGTCTCGACCGAGAAGGGCCTGGTCACGCCGGTGCTGCGCAACGTCGAGCGGCACTCGTTCGCCGACATCGAGCGGGGCATCGCCGACTACGCCAAGAAAGCGCGCGACGGCAAGCTGAGCCTGGAGGAACTGCAGGGCGGCACCTTCACCGTGACCAACGGCGGCACCTTCGGTTCGCTGCTGTCGACCCCGATCATCAATCCGCCGCAGAGCGCGATCCTGGGCATGCACGCGATCAAGGAGCGTCCGATCGCCGAGAACGGCCAGGTCGTGATCGCGCCGATGATGTACCTGGCGCTGTCCTACGACCATCGCATCATCGACGGCAAGGACTCGGTGCAGTTCCTGGTCGACATCAAGAACCAGCTGGAAAACCCGGGCCGGATGCTGTTCGGCCTGTAA
- a CDS encoding GNAT family N-acetyltransferase: MQAPGFHIEPLDPARQAAQLRALRERAGMPAPQAPAEAALDALSYHVLALAEDGQPLGSARLSPAQRIGCMAVLPAWRGRGVGSALLAALLEEARRRRWLRLGLDAPPAALDFYARHGFLPVGARVADGAPQPMQRLLGAAAAVEDAAAAIAAGAVVVSQARRELLIYSRALDPGLLDRAPLLAQLRRFAVAAHDKQLRVLLHDAAAPQRAAAPLLGLAQRLPSVVRFRQVVDPVDQGYAAAYLVNDAGGYYFRALGHRYDGETDLLGGGRARQLRDAFARVWERSRDCTELRALGR, translated from the coding sequence ATGCAGGCCCCCGGTTTCCACATCGAACCGCTCGACCCGGCCCGCCAGGCGGCCCAGTTGCGGGCGCTGCGCGAGCGGGCCGGCATGCCGGCGCCGCAAGCGCCTGCCGAGGCCGCATTGGATGCGCTGAGCTACCACGTGCTGGCGCTTGCCGAGGACGGCCAGCCGCTCGGCAGCGCGCGGTTGAGCCCCGCGCAGCGGATCGGCTGCATGGCGGTGCTGCCGGCCTGGCGCGGCCGCGGTGTCGGCAGCGCGCTGCTGGCCGCGCTGCTGGAAGAGGCACGGCGCCGGCGTTGGCTGCGGCTGGGCCTGGATGCGCCGCCGGCCGCGCTCGATTTCTACGCGCGGCACGGCTTCCTGCCGGTCGGCGCGCGCGTCGCCGACGGCGCTCCGCAACCGATGCAGCGCCTGCTCGGCGCCGCCGCGGCAGTGGAGGATGCGGCGGCGGCGATCGCCGCCGGTGCCGTGGTGGTGTCGCAGGCGCGGCGCGAATTGCTGATCTACAGCCGCGCGCTGGATCCGGGCCTACTGGACCGTGCGCCGCTGCTCGCGCAGTTGCGCCGCTTCGCGGTGGCCGCGCACGACAAGCAGCTGCGCGTGCTGCTGCATGACGCGGCCGCCCCGCAGCGCGCCGCTGCGCCGCTGCTGGGGCTGGCGCAGCGCCTGCCCAGCGTGGTCCGGTTCCGGCAGGTGGTCGATCCGGTCGACCAGGGCTATGCCGCCGCCTATCTGGTCAACGACGCCGGCGGCTACTATTTCCGTGCGCTGGGTCACCGTTACGACGGCGAGACCGACTTGCTCGGCGGCGGCCGCGCGCGCCAGCTGCGCGACGCGTTCGCGCGGGTCTGGGAGCGCTCGCGCGACTGCACCGAGCTGCGCGCACTGGGCCGGTGA
- a CDS encoding cupin domain-containing protein, whose protein sequence is MIDKTPRSRAAAPPFEITATRRHLLGMPAAIFLRDYWHKRPLLIRGAFPGFVSPIEPGDLAGLACEEAALSRLIVHDRAGDRWSVRSGPFEESEFPGMPDHDWTLLVQDVDKWDPDIRTLLEQFRFLPRWRVDDVMVSFAAPGGSVGAHVDHYDVFLLQAHGHRRWQIDASVALEREAPSTDFRDDVELKLLRRFTPTHDWVLGPGDMLYLPPLVPHHGIAEDACLTFSVGTRAPSSAELIGDYLDSLIDGADQALRYHDEDLQVPADPYEIDAAAMGRVVEALNALRMNDPDRLGAWFGRFITTYRAAGEILPPADPPAAADVAAALEQGLVLQRHPWARPAWRQATRGATLFCSGLEFALPRKDARRLAAADSIDGRGYAALSAAGRETLLQLVEAGFYQPLDAADDRDEDADAQD, encoded by the coding sequence ATGATCGACAAGACCCCTCGCTCCCGCGCCGCCGCGCCGCCCTTCGAGATCACCGCTACGCGCCGGCATCTGCTGGGCATGCCGGCCGCCATTTTCCTGCGCGACTACTGGCACAAGCGGCCGCTGCTGATCCGCGGCGCCTTCCCCGGCTTCGTCTCGCCGATCGAACCGGGCGACCTGGCCGGACTGGCCTGCGAGGAGGCCGCGCTGTCGCGGCTGATCGTGCACGACCGCGCCGGCGACCGCTGGAGCGTGCGCAGCGGGCCGTTCGAGGAAAGCGAATTCCCCGGCATGCCCGACCACGACTGGACCCTGCTGGTGCAGGACGTGGACAAGTGGGATCCGGACATCCGCACCCTGCTCGAACAGTTCCGCTTCCTGCCGCGCTGGCGGGTCGACGACGTGATGGTCAGCTTCGCCGCGCCCGGCGGCTCGGTCGGCGCGCACGTGGACCACTACGACGTGTTCCTGCTGCAGGCGCACGGCCACCGCCGCTGGCAGATCGACGCTAGTGTGGCGCTGGAGCGCGAGGCGCCATCGACCGACTTCCGCGACGACGTCGAGCTGAAGCTGCTGCGCCGCTTCACCCCGACCCACGACTGGGTCCTCGGCCCGGGCGACATGCTGTACCTGCCGCCGCTGGTGCCGCACCACGGCATCGCCGAGGACGCCTGCCTGACCTTCTCGGTGGGCACGCGCGCGCCGTCCTCGGCCGAGCTGATCGGCGACTATCTGGACAGCTTGATCGACGGCGCCGACCAGGCGCTGCGCTACCACGACGAGGACCTGCAGGTCCCGGCCGATCCGTACGAGATCGACGCGGCGGCGATGGGCCGCGTGGTCGAGGCGCTGAACGCGCTGCGCATGAACGACCCCGACCGCCTCGGCGCCTGGTTCGGCCGCTTCATCACCACTTATCGCGCCGCCGGCGAGATCCTGCCGCCGGCCGACCCGCCGGCCGCCGCGGACGTGGCCGCGGCGCTCGAGCAGGGCCTGGTGCTGCAACGCCATCCCTGGGCGCGGCCGGCCTGGCGCCAAGCCACGCGCGGCGCCACCCTGTTCTGCAGCGGCCTGGAGTTCGCCCTGCCACGCAAGGACGCGCGACGCCTGGCCGCGGCCGACAGCATCGACGGCAGGGGCTACGCGGCGCTGTCGGCGGCCGGCCGCGAGACCTTGCTGCAACTGGTCGAGGCCGGTTTCTACCAGCCGCTGGACGCCGCCGACGACCGCGACGAGGATGCCGACGCACAGGATTGA
- a CDS encoding TIGR00730 family Rossman fold protein produces the protein MKSICVYCGSNAGNKPAYAERATALGTRIARQGLRLVYGGGNVGLMGTVANAVLAAGGQVTGVIPKQLADWEVAHRGLTELEIVGSMHERKSRMFDLSDGFVALPGGFGTMEEIFEMLTWRQLGIGNKPCAFLDVEEFYAPLIGMIDRMVAERFLHPDQRADLWYGDDTDTMLAWMHAYTPAQASKWIDEKRCNALR, from the coding sequence ATGAAAAGCATCTGCGTCTACTGCGGCTCCAATGCCGGCAACAAACCCGCCTACGCCGAGCGCGCCACCGCGCTGGGCACGCGCATCGCCCGGCAGGGCCTGCGACTGGTCTACGGCGGCGGCAACGTCGGGCTGATGGGCACGGTCGCCAATGCGGTGCTCGCCGCCGGCGGCCAGGTCACCGGGGTGATCCCCAAGCAACTGGCCGACTGGGAAGTGGCGCACCGCGGCCTCACCGAGCTGGAGATCGTCGGCTCGATGCACGAGCGCAAGTCGCGCATGTTCGACCTGTCCGACGGCTTCGTCGCCTTGCCCGGCGGTTTCGGCACCATGGAAGAGATCTTCGAGATGCTGACCTGGCGCCAGCTCGGCATCGGCAACAAGCCGTGCGCGTTCCTGGACGTGGAAGAGTTCTACGCGCCGCTGATCGGCATGATCGACCGCATGGTCGCCGAGCGCTTCCTGCACCCGGACCAGCGCGCCGACCTGTGGTACGGCGACGACACCGACACGATGCTGGCGTGGATGCACGCCTACACGCCGGCGCAAGCGTCGAAGTGGATCGACGAGAAGCGCTGCAACGCCCTGCGCTGA
- a CDS encoding 2-oxoglutarate dehydrogenase E1 component: MDNLLKQFAQSSQLAGGNAAYIEDLYEQYLVSPDSIDPKWKAYFDGFQGRDAGDVPHSAVIAHIAGAARQAANSGTSPGGDERERHVGRLITAYRSRGHLGARLDPLGLTPPVNPPDLGLPFHSLSESDLGSEFSTGGLGGQPRMKLRDLLARLKATYTGSIGSEFMHISEFEQRQWIYQRLENAGGNIAEDSDGRRRTLERITAAEGLERYLHTKYVGQKRFSLEGGDALIPMMDVLVRRAGADAVKDIVVGMAHRGRLNVLVNTLGKNPRKLFDEFEGKFEHAHDDRAHTGDVKYHMGFSADVAVADGKSVHLALAFNPSHLEIVDPVVVGSVRSRQERYGDAARKTVLPVVIHGDAAFAGQGVVMELFQMSQARGFAVGGTVHIVINNQIGFTTSARDDARSTLYCTDVAKMIGAPVFHVNGDDPDAVAFVANLAYDFRQQFKKDVVIDLVCYRRWGHNEADEPAATQPVMYQTIRKHKTTRELYAAQLESEGVIQSGQAQALVDSYRNKLDSGEYTTELATRKPDEFAIDWSNYLSGKLADKVDTTVKRKTLDQLAKIITTIPAGVELHPRVAKIYEDRVKMAAGDLPGDWGFAENLAYATVLGEGHKLRLVGQDAGRGTFFHRHAILHDQKTDSYYLPLRQLVENPEDATVIDSLLSEEAVMGFEYGYSTTDPNALCIWEAQFGDFANGAQVVIDQFIAAGEAKWGRISGLSLFLPHGYEGQGPEHSSARLERFLQLCALENMLVCVPTTPAQCFHMIRRQMRMTTRKPLVVMTPKSLLRHKLAVSSLEELADGGFQHLIPDAKADPKQIKRVVACSGKVYYDLLEDQTKRGQDDVAILRVEQLYPFPRELLAAELKRYGNATDLVWCQEEPQNQGAWYQIKHHLQACLADAQSLHYAGRPRSPSPAAGHFAEHVEEQLKLVADALLNPFNDQVAE, translated from the coding sequence GTGGACAATCTCCTGAAGCAGTTTGCGCAGTCATCGCAACTCGCCGGCGGCAATGCCGCCTATATCGAAGACCTGTACGAGCAGTACCTGGTCTCTCCCGACAGCATCGACCCCAAGTGGAAAGCCTACTTCGACGGCTTCCAGGGCCGCGATGCCGGTGATGTTCCCCACTCGGCGGTCATCGCCCACATCGCCGGCGCGGCGCGCCAGGCCGCCAACAGCGGCACCAGCCCCGGCGGCGACGAGCGCGAGCGCCATGTCGGGCGCCTGATCACCGCCTACCGCTCGCGCGGCCACCTCGGCGCGCGCCTGGACCCGCTGGGCCTGACCCCGCCGGTGAACCCGCCGGACCTGGGCCTGCCCTTCCACAGCCTGTCGGAAAGCGACCTGGGCAGCGAGTTCAGCACCGGCGGCCTCGGCGGCCAGCCGCGGATGAAGCTGCGCGACCTGCTGGCGCGCCTGAAGGCGACCTACACCGGGTCGATCGGCAGCGAGTTCATGCACATCTCCGAATTCGAACAGCGCCAATGGATCTACCAGCGGCTGGAGAACGCGGGCGGGAACATCGCCGAGGACAGCGACGGGCGCCGCCGCACGCTGGAGCGGATCACCGCCGCCGAAGGCCTGGAACGCTACCTGCACACCAAGTACGTCGGCCAGAAGCGCTTCTCGCTGGAAGGCGGCGATGCGCTGATCCCAATGATGGACGTGCTGGTGCGCCGCGCCGGCGCCGATGCGGTCAAGGACATCGTGGTCGGCATGGCCCACCGCGGCCGCCTCAACGTGCTGGTCAACACCCTGGGCAAGAACCCGCGCAAGCTGTTCGACGAGTTCGAAGGCAAGTTCGAGCATGCCCACGACGACCGCGCCCACACCGGCGACGTCAAGTACCACATGGGCTTCTCCGCCGACGTGGCGGTGGCCGACGGCAAGTCGGTGCATCTGGCGCTGGCGTTCAACCCCTCGCACCTGGAAATCGTCGACCCGGTCGTGGTCGGCAGCGTGCGTTCGCGCCAGGAGCGCTACGGCGACGCCGCGCGCAAGACGGTGCTGCCGGTGGTGATCCACGGCGACGCCGCGTTCGCCGGCCAGGGCGTGGTGATGGAACTGTTCCAGATGTCGCAGGCGCGCGGCTTCGCGGTCGGCGGCACCGTGCACATCGTCATCAACAACCAGATCGGCTTCACCACCAGCGCCCGCGACGACGCCCGCTCCACGCTGTACTGCACCGACGTGGCCAAGATGATCGGCGCGCCGGTGTTCCACGTGAACGGCGACGATCCGGACGCGGTGGCGTTCGTGGCCAACCTGGCCTACGACTTCCGCCAGCAGTTCAAGAAGGACGTGGTCATCGACCTGGTCTGCTACCGCCGCTGGGGCCACAACGAGGCCGACGAGCCGGCGGCCACGCAGCCGGTGATGTACCAGACCATCCGCAAGCACAAGACCACCCGCGAACTGTACGCCGCGCAGCTGGAAAGCGAGGGCGTAATCCAGTCCGGGCAGGCACAGGCGCTGGTCGACAGCTACCGCAACAAGCTCGATTCGGGCGAATACACCACCGAGCTGGCGACCCGCAAGCCGGACGAGTTCGCCATCGACTGGAGCAACTACCTGTCCGGCAAGCTCGCCGACAAGGTCGACACCACGGTCAAGCGCAAGACCCTGGACCAGCTGGCCAAGATCATCACCACGATCCCCGCCGGCGTGGAACTGCACCCGCGCGTGGCCAAGATCTACGAGGACCGGGTGAAGATGGCCGCCGGCGACCTGCCGGGCGACTGGGGCTTCGCCGAGAACCTGGCCTACGCCACCGTGCTCGGCGAGGGCCACAAGCTGCGCCTGGTCGGCCAGGACGCCGGCCGCGGCACCTTCTTCCACCGCCACGCGATCCTGCACGACCAGAAGACCGACAGCTACTACCTGCCGCTGCGCCAACTGGTCGAAAACCCCGAAGACGCCACCGTGATCGACTCGCTGCTCAGCGAGGAAGCGGTGATGGGCTTCGAATACGGCTACTCCACCACCGATCCCAATGCCCTGTGCATCTGGGAAGCGCAGTTCGGCGACTTCGCCAACGGCGCGCAGGTGGTGATCGACCAGTTCATCGCCGCCGGCGAAGCCAAGTGGGGACGCATCAGCGGCCTGTCGCTGTTCCTGCCGCACGGCTATGAAGGCCAAGGCCCGGAGCACAGCTCCGCGCGTCTGGAGCGTTTCCTGCAGCTGTGCGCGCTGGAGAACATGCTGGTGTGCGTGCCGACCACCCCGGCGCAGTGCTTCCACATGATCCGCCGGCAGATGCGCATGACCACGCGCAAGCCGCTGGTGGTGATGACGCCCAAGTCGCTGCTGCGCCACAAGCTGGCGGTGTCGAGCCTGGAAGAGCTGGCCGACGGCGGGTTCCAGCACCTGATCCCGGATGCGAAGGCCGATCCGAAGCAGATCAAGCGCGTGGTGGCCTGTTCGGGCAAGGTCTACTACGACCTGCTCGAGGACCAGACCAAGCGCGGCCAGGACGACGTCGCCATCCTGCGCGTGGAACAGCTGTACCCGTTCCCGCGCGAGCTGCTGGCCGCCGAACTGAAGCGCTACGGCAACGCCACCGACCTGGTCTGGTGCCAGGAAGAACCGCAGAACCAGGGCGCCTGGTACCAGATCAAGCACCACCTGCAGGCCTGCCTGGCCGACGCGCAGAGCCTGCACTACGCCGGCCGCCCGCGCTCGCCGTCGCCCGCCGCCGGCCATTTCGCCGAGCACGTGGAAGAGCAGTTGAAGCTGGTCGCCGACGCGCTCTTGAATCCGTTCAACGACCAAGTCGCTGAATAA
- the lpdA gene encoding dihydrolipoyl dehydrogenase, with amino-acid sequence MSEQHFDVVVIGAGPAGYHAAIRAAQLGMKVACVDAALGKDGKPALGGTCLRVGCIPSKALLDSSRQFWNMGHLFGEHGITFKDAKIDVAAMVGRKDKIVKQFTGGIAMLFKANKIAAYYGFAQLQPGNVVKVAQHEGGEIELKGRNVILAAGSDSIELPFAKFDGQTIVDNVGGLDFTEVPKRLAVIGAGVIGLELGSVWKRLGAEVTILEALPDFLALADAEVAKTAAKEFKKQGLDIRLGAKVSRTEVTGKGKKQEVVVSYADASGEQSLTVDKLLVAVGRKAATGNLLAEGTGVRLTERGQIEVDAHCHTGVDGVWAIGDCVRGPMLAHKGFEEGIAVAELIAGLPGHVNFDTIPWVIYTEPEIAWVGKTEQQLKAEGVAYKAGSFPFAAIGRAVAMGEPAGFVKVIADAETDRVLGLHLVGVGVSELVHEGVLAMEFNGSADDLARICHAHPTLSEAIHDAAMAVGKRAIHKAN; translated from the coding sequence ATGTCAGAACAACATTTCGACGTCGTCGTCATCGGCGCCGGCCCGGCCGGCTACCACGCCGCCATCCGCGCGGCCCAGCTGGGCATGAAGGTCGCCTGCGTCGATGCGGCGCTGGGCAAGGACGGCAAGCCGGCCCTGGGCGGCACTTGCCTGCGCGTGGGCTGCATCCCGTCCAAGGCGCTGCTGGATTCCTCGCGCCAGTTCTGGAACATGGGCCACCTGTTCGGCGAGCACGGCATCACCTTCAAGGACGCCAAGATCGACGTCGCGGCGATGGTCGGGCGCAAGGACAAGATCGTCAAGCAGTTCACCGGCGGCATCGCGATGCTGTTCAAGGCGAACAAGATCGCCGCGTACTACGGCTTCGCGCAGCTGCAGCCGGGCAACGTGGTCAAGGTCGCCCAGCACGAAGGCGGCGAGATCGAGCTCAAGGGCCGCAACGTGATCCTGGCCGCCGGCTCGGATTCGATCGAGCTGCCGTTCGCCAAGTTCGATGGCCAGACCATCGTCGACAACGTCGGCGGGCTGGACTTCACCGAAGTGCCCAAGCGCCTGGCGGTGATCGGCGCCGGTGTCATCGGCCTGGAACTGGGCAGCGTGTGGAAGCGCCTCGGCGCCGAGGTCACCATCCTCGAGGCGCTGCCGGACTTCCTGGCCCTGGCCGACGCCGAAGTGGCCAAGACCGCCGCCAAGGAATTCAAGAAGCAGGGCCTGGACATCCGGCTGGGCGCCAAGGTCTCCAGGACCGAGGTCACCGGCAAGGGCAAGAAGCAGGAAGTGGTGGTCAGCTACGCCGACGCGTCCGGCGAGCAGTCGCTGACCGTGGACAAGCTGCTGGTGGCCGTGGGCCGCAAGGCCGCGACCGGTAACCTGCTGGCCGAGGGCACCGGCGTCAGGCTCACCGAGCGCGGCCAGATCGAGGTCGACGCGCACTGCCACACCGGCGTCGACGGCGTCTGGGCGATCGGCGACTGCGTACGCGGGCCGATGCTGGCGCACAAGGGCTTCGAGGAAGGCATCGCGGTCGCCGAGCTGATCGCCGGCCTGCCGGGCCACGTCAACTTCGACACCATCCCGTGGGTGATCTACACCGAGCCGGAGATCGCCTGGGTCGGCAAGACCGAGCAGCAGCTCAAGGCCGAGGGCGTCGCCTACAAGGCGGGTTCGTTCCCGTTCGCGGCGATCGGCCGTGCGGTGGCGATGGGCGAGCCGGCCGGCTTCGTCAAGGTCATCGCCGATGCCGAGACCGACCGCGTGCTCGGCCTGCATCTGGTCGGCGTCGGCGTCTCCGAGCTGGTCCACGAAGGTGTGCTGGCGATGGAGTTCAACGGCTCGGCCGACGACCTGGCGCGCATCTGCCACGCCCACCCGACCCTGTCCGAGGCGATCCACGACGCCGCGATGGCGGTCGGCAAGCGCGCGATCCACAAAGCCAATTGA
- a CDS encoding superoxide dismutase, with product MAYTLPKLPYAYDALEPHIDAQTMEIHHTKHHQTYINNVNAALEGSEYADLPIEALLSKLKSLPENLQGPVRNNGGGHANHSLFWTVMAPNADGAAVGDVAKAIDSELGGFDKFKDAFTKAALTRFGSGWAWLSVTPDKKILVESTANQDSPLFEGNTPILGLDVWEHAYYLKYQNRRPDYIGAFFNVVDWNEVERRYHVAIG from the coding sequence ATGGCCTACACCCTCCCCAAGCTGCCCTACGCCTACGACGCGCTGGAACCGCACATCGATGCGCAGACGATGGAAATCCATCACACCAAGCATCACCAGACCTACATCAACAACGTCAACGCCGCGCTGGAAGGCAGCGAGTACGCCGATCTGCCGATCGAGGCGCTGCTGTCCAAGCTGAAGTCGCTGCCGGAGAACCTGCAGGGTCCGGTGCGCAACAACGGCGGCGGCCACGCCAACCACTCGCTGTTCTGGACGGTGATGGCGCCTAATGCCGACGGCGCCGCGGTCGGCGACGTCGCCAAGGCGATCGACAGCGAACTGGGCGGCTTCGACAAGTTCAAGGACGCCTTCACCAAGGCGGCGCTGACCCGCTTCGGCAGCGGCTGGGCGTGGCTGAGCGTCACCCCGGACAAGAAGATCCTGGTCGAGAGCACCGCCAACCAGGACAGTCCGCTGTTCGAGGGCAACACGCCGATCCTGGGCCTGGACGTGTGGGAGCACGCCTACTACCTCAAGTACCAGAACCGCCGTCCGGACTACATCGGCGCGTTCTTCAACGTGGTCGACTGGAACGAGGTCGAGCGCCGCTACCACGTCGCGATCGGCTGA